The following coding sequences are from one Gadus macrocephalus chromosome 3, ASM3116895v1 window:
- the casp3a gene encoding caspase-3a translates to MSANGNGGVDCPDAKKCGEQDLQASSVTPGSMDVDSKPNAQSFRYSLNYPCIGRCIIINNKNFDRRTGMNQRNGTDMDAGNAMQVFKKLGYKVKVYNDQSIDQIKQVLSSAAGDDHGDSASFICVLLSHGDDGVFFGTDGPLELRSLTSLFRGDQCRSLVGKPKLFFIQACRGTELDGGIETDSGPDYGTTKIPVEADFLYAYSTAPGYYSWRNTTSGSWFIQSLCEMVAKYAKELELQHILTRVNHKVAVEFVSATNDPGFDAKKQIPCIVSMLTKEMYFTP, encoded by the exons ATGTCTGCAAACGGCAATGGAGGAGTTGATTGCCCAGACGCGAAGAAGTGCGGGGAACAAGA CTTACAGGCGTCTTCGGTTACTCCGGGATCCATGGATGTTGACTCGAAGCCGAACGCCCAAAGCTTCAGATACAGTCTCAACTACCCCTGCATTGGCCGctgtatcatcatcaacaacaagAACTTCGACAGAAGAACTG GCATGAATCAACGTAATGGTACAGACATGGATGCAGGCAATGCAATGCAGGTGTTTAAAAAGTTGGGCTACAAAGTAAAGGTGTACAATGACCAGAGCATTGACCAGATCAAACAGGTTTTAAGTTCTG CGGCGGGTGACGACCACGGTGACTCTGCGTCCTTTATCTGTGTCTTGTTGAGCCACGGCGACGACGGCGTGTTCTTCGGCACCGACGGCCCCCTGGAACTCAGGAGCCTCACCTCCCTCTTCCGGGGCGACCAGTGCAGGTCCCTGGTGGGGAAACCCAAACTTTTCTTCATTCAG GCCTGCCGAGGCACAGAACTGGATGGGGGGATTGAAACGGACAGCGGACCGGATTACGGCACAACAAAGATCCCTGTGGAGGCCGACTTCCTCTATGCGTACTCCACAGCCCCAG GTTACTATTCGTGGAGAAATACTACAAGCGGCTCCTGGTTTATACAGTCACTGTGTGAGATGGTCGCAAAATACGCAAAGGAGTTGGAGCTGCAACACATCCTGACACGAGTGAACCACAAGGTGGCGGTAGAGTTCGTGTCTGCCACCAACGACCCGGGCTTTGATGCTAAAAAACAAATTCCCTGCATTGTGTCGATGCTGACCAAGGAGATGTATTTTACCCCCTGA